Proteins encoded by one window of Candidatus Methylomirabilota bacterium:
- a CDS encoding alkaline phosphatase D family protein, whose amino-acid sequence MRIWPALTAIAVGLLSLGASGAWSPASAPLVAVGDVTDTAAVLWARGPTAGPLRLELTTAEPAWRRSLVIEPWPGRDLTARVRLDALTPGTRYDYRLHAGAAAVTGHFVTAPAPDRPAPLRLLWSGDLGARGFCRPTEGGYAVFDTMASRRPERFLFLGDTIYADHRCAGDGIVPGGDFVARTLAEFHAKHRYARQDPAMQRFLTGTAVWATWDDHDVRNNFAGPEEELMAVGRQAFVDYWPIDTPAGEPRRLYRRFRHGSLAEIFILDTRQYRSGNCRRDGPDKTMLGERQRRWLTEGLATSSALWKLVASSVPVSITKGWPCGDSWAAADLLVLTTGFADERDAILHDLRDRGVANVVFLVADVHFALVAAHEPWSGFRFYELIAGPLAARPKRSRTPDGDLGSRVLFAAGGRATFGEVEIEPHALTVRIFDGAGSLLWDRRLIPAATPTPRPAGTSGAGEGSRL is encoded by the coding sequence GCCATCGCCGTGGGACTCTTGTCCCTCGGCGCATCCGGCGCCTGGTCACCAGCGTCGGCGCCGCTGGTCGCCGTGGGCGACGTGACCGACACCGCCGCCGTCCTGTGGGCTCGCGGGCCTACGGCCGGGCCGCTGAGGCTCGAGCTCACCACCGCCGAGCCGGCGTGGCGGCGCAGTCTGGTCATCGAGCCGTGGCCCGGGCGCGACCTCACGGCGCGCGTGAGGCTCGACGCCCTGACCCCCGGCACCCGTTACGACTATCGGCTCCACGCCGGCGCCGCCGCCGTCACCGGGCACTTCGTCACCGCGCCGGCGCCGGATCGCCCGGCGCCGCTCCGGCTGTTGTGGAGCGGGGACCTGGGGGCCCGAGGCTTCTGCCGGCCCACCGAGGGCGGGTACGCCGTCTTCGACACGATGGCCTCGCGGCGGCCGGAGCGCTTCCTCTTCCTGGGCGACACGATCTACGCCGATCATCGATGCGCGGGCGACGGGATCGTGCCCGGGGGCGACTTCGTGGCGCGGACGCTGGCCGAGTTCCACGCCAAGCATCGGTACGCCCGGCAGGACCCGGCCATGCAACGCTTCCTCACCGGCACCGCGGTCTGGGCCACCTGGGACGACCACGATGTGCGGAACAACTTCGCCGGTCCCGAGGAGGAGCTGATGGCGGTCGGCCGGCAGGCGTTTGTCGACTACTGGCCCATCGATACGCCGGCCGGCGAGCCGCGCCGCCTCTATCGGCGGTTCCGTCACGGCTCGCTCGCGGAGATCTTCATCCTGGACACGCGGCAGTATCGGAGCGGGAACTGCCGGCGCGACGGCCCTGACAAGACGATGCTGGGCGAGCGCCAGCGCCGCTGGCTGACGGAGGGGTTGGCCACGTCGAGCGCCCTCTGGAAACTCGTCGCCTCCAGCGTGCCCGTGTCCATCACGAAGGGCTGGCCGTGCGGCGACTCGTGGGCCGCCGCCGACCTGCTCGTGCTCACCACCGGCTTCGCGGACGAGCGCGACGCGATCCTGCACGACCTCCGCGACCGCGGCGTCGCGAACGTCGTATTCCTGGTGGCCGACGTGCACTTCGCCCTGGTCGCCGCCCACGAGCCCTGGTCCGGCTTCCGCTTCTACGAGCTGATCGCCGGCCCGCTGGCGGCGCGGCCCAAGCGCTCGCGGACGCCGGATGGCGACCTCGGCTCTCGCGTCCTCTTCGCCGCCGGCGGCAGGGCGACGTTCGGCGAGGTCGAGATCGAGCCGCACGCGCTCACGGTGCGGATCTTCGACGGCGCTGGCTCGTTACTGTGGGACCGCCGCCTGATTCCCGCCGCGACGCCGACGCCGCGCCCGGCCGGCACCTCGGGGGCGGGCGAAGGGAGCCGGCTATGA
- a CDS encoding UbiD family decarboxylase codes for MRESFRETLARLDADGMMLRIAKDVDARHLSALVVKADRPVLFERVRGFDVRVAGGLFWNRQRLAAALGWAENELGTRFAAGLRRMMDPVMVEAGPAQEVVQTGRAVDLTELPIPLLAEKDGGPYISAGVVMARSPDRGLNAGVYRLMYRCRDETGIDLVTVSDLRRLYERCLAEGRPLPITVSLGVHPLEILSAAYKAPPGVSEMAIAGGLHGAPVPLLAARTVDVPVIADAEIVLEGQLLPIGWSEDEGPFGEFAGMYGDLKSNPVFKVTAVTRRREPVFHLLQMPWENAWLGAAATEAQVWNVLKTAGVDVVQVAVTEGSACRWSVMASIRKRAGGGKNALMAILALPDTKHALVVDEDVDILDPVQVEWARTFRVQADKDVIIFSGAQAKHVDPSVRPWELAQGQLPMTAKMGIDATIPEGIPPVYYERIKHAWVDEVKLEDYR; via the coding sequence ATGCGCGAATCGTTCCGCGAGACGCTGGCCCGCCTCGACGCCGACGGCATGATGCTCAGGATCGCCAAGGACGTCGATGCCCGCCACCTCTCTGCGCTGGTGGTGAAGGCCGACCGTCCGGTGCTGTTCGAGCGCGTGCGCGGCTTCGACGTCCGCGTGGCCGGGGGCCTGTTCTGGAACCGGCAGCGCCTGGCTGCCGCGCTGGGCTGGGCGGAGAACGAGCTCGGCACGCGCTTCGCCGCCGGCCTGCGCCGGATGATGGACCCCGTCATGGTCGAGGCGGGGCCCGCCCAGGAGGTGGTCCAGACCGGTCGGGCAGTCGACCTGACCGAACTGCCGATCCCGCTGCTCGCCGAGAAGGACGGCGGTCCCTACATCAGCGCCGGGGTCGTGATGGCCAGGAGTCCCGACCGCGGGCTCAATGCCGGCGTGTACCGGCTCATGTATCGCTGCCGCGACGAGACGGGCATCGACCTGGTGACGGTGTCGGACCTGCGCCGGCTCTACGAGCGCTGCCTGGCGGAAGGCCGGCCTCTGCCCATCACGGTCTCGCTCGGGGTCCACCCGCTGGAGATCCTGAGCGCCGCCTACAAGGCGCCGCCCGGGGTGAGCGAGATGGCCATCGCCGGAGGCCTGCACGGCGCGCCGGTCCCTCTGCTCGCCGCCAGGACCGTCGACGTGCCGGTCATCGCCGACGCCGAGATCGTGCTGGAGGGCCAGCTGCTGCCGATCGGCTGGAGCGAGGACGAGGGCCCCTTCGGGGAATTCGCCGGCATGTACGGAGACCTCAAGAGCAACCCGGTGTTCAAGGTCACGGCCGTCACGCGGCGGCGCGAGCCGGTCTTCCACCTGCTGCAGATGCCGTGGGAGAACGCCTGGCTGGGGGCGGCCGCTACCGAGGCCCAGGTCTGGAACGTCCTCAAAACGGCGGGGGTGGACGTGGTACAGGTCGCGGTCACCGAAGGCAGCGCCTGCCGCTGGTCGGTGATGGCGTCGATCCGCAAGCGGGCCGGCGGCGGCAAGAACGCGCTCATGGCGATCCTGGCCCTGCCCGACACCAAGCACGCGCTGGTCGTGGACGAGGACGTCGACATCCTGGATCCGGTCCAGGTGGAGTGGGCGCGGACGTTCCGCGTTCAGGCCGACAAGGACGTCATCATCTTCAGCGGTGCCCAGGCCAAGCACGTCGATCCCAGCGTGCGCCCCTGGGAGCTCGCCCAGGGGCAGCTTCCCATGACGGCCAAGATGGGCATCGACGCCACGATCCCCGAGGGCATCCCGCCCGTGTACTACGAGCGGATCAAGCACGCCTGGGTCGACGAGGTGAAGCTCGAGGACTATCGATGA
- a CDS encoding DHA2 family efflux MFS transporter permease subunit: MTTVTVMLITVMQILDTSVINVALPHMQGALSAGVEEMAWVLTSYIAANAIIIPATGWLTTLLGRKRFFLICTTLFTVSSLLSGLAPNLEFLVLMRAIQGLGGGPIIPMAQALMWEIFPLRQRGMAMAVWGTGVMMGPILGPTVGGWIVDDWSWRWIFYINLPVGVLGFIMGIIFLFDSPHTRRPGRVDVIGLVLMLIGFGCLQLVLDWGEQEDWLDSDLIVALGLVALVAIFAFVVRELTTAEPILDLTVFTGRNFALGSLIIALAGFTFYGSMLLLALFTQKLLGYDAWTSGLVLAPGGFGNMISLVTAGRLVARVDQRLLLAGGAVLNVIALTWMAHLSLGMDYWSLAWPRFLQGLGMGFVFVPLQTLALSTVRLDRLGNATAAYNVVRNVGGSMGIAIITTLLARRSQYHQETLVSNIDLTSGMAAARLAEWAAHFAAQGSDTVTAGRQALVALYREAVDQAQLLAFADDFRLLSWLFVLILFLLPLMRRVRLEDAERRTAAEAPARVQGLPSPKQ; this comes from the coding sequence ATGACGACCGTCACCGTGATGCTCATCACGGTGATGCAGATCCTCGACACCAGCGTGATCAACGTGGCGCTGCCCCACATGCAGGGGGCGCTGTCGGCCGGCGTGGAGGAGATGGCCTGGGTTCTCACCTCCTACATCGCGGCCAACGCCATCATCATCCCGGCGACCGGGTGGCTGACCACGTTGCTCGGGCGCAAGCGCTTCTTCCTGATCTGCACGACGCTGTTCACCGTCAGCTCGCTCCTGTCCGGCCTGGCCCCGAATCTCGAGTTCCTGGTCCTCATGCGCGCCATCCAGGGGCTGGGCGGCGGCCCCATCATTCCCATGGCGCAGGCGCTCATGTGGGAGATCTTTCCGCTGCGGCAGCGCGGCATGGCCATGGCCGTCTGGGGCACGGGCGTCATGATGGGACCGATTCTGGGCCCGACCGTCGGCGGCTGGATCGTCGACGACTGGTCGTGGCGGTGGATCTTCTACATCAACCTGCCCGTCGGCGTCCTCGGCTTCATCATGGGGATCATCTTCCTGTTCGACTCGCCGCACACGCGCCGGCCGGGCCGGGTGGACGTCATCGGGCTCGTCCTGATGCTGATCGGCTTCGGCTGCCTGCAGCTCGTGCTCGACTGGGGTGAGCAGGAGGACTGGCTGGACTCCGACCTCATCGTCGCCCTGGGACTGGTGGCGCTGGTCGCCATCTTCGCCTTCGTGGTGCGCGAGCTCACCACCGCGGAGCCCATCCTCGACCTGACCGTGTTCACCGGCCGCAATTTCGCCTTGGGCTCGCTGATCATCGCGCTGGCCGGCTTCACGTTTTACGGCAGCATGCTCCTTCTGGCCCTCTTCACCCAGAAACTGCTCGGCTACGATGCCTGGACTTCGGGGCTGGTGCTGGCCCCCGGGGGGTTCGGCAACATGATCTCGCTGGTCACCGCCGGCCGGCTCGTGGCGCGGGTCGACCAGCGTCTGCTCCTGGCCGGCGGCGCCGTGCTCAACGTGATCGCCCTGACGTGGATGGCCCACCTGAGCCTGGGCATGGATTACTGGAGCCTGGCCTGGCCGCGCTTCCTCCAGGGCCTCGGCATGGGGTTCGTGTTCGTGCCCTTGCAGACGCTGGCGCTGTCCACCGTCCGCCTCGATCGGCTCGGCAACGCCACCGCGGCCTATAACGTGGTCCGCAACGTGGGCGGCAGCATGGGCATCGCCATCATCACCACCCTGCTGGCCCGCCGCAGCCAGTACCACCAGGAGACGCTGGTGTCCAACATCGATCTGACGAGCGGGATGGCGGCGGCCCGGCTGGCCGAGTGGGCGGCGCACTTCGCCGCCCAGGGCTCGGACACCGTCACCGCGGGGCGGCAGGCGCTGGTCGCCCTCTACCGCGAAGCCGTGGACCAGGCTCAGCTCCTGGCCTTCGCCGACGACTTCCGCCTGCTGTCCTGGCTCTTCGTGCTGATCCTCTTCCTGCTGCCGCTCATGCGGCGGGTGCGGCTGGAGGACGCGGAGCGGAGGACGGCCGCGGAGGCGCCGGCGCGGGTGCAAGGCCTGCCCAGCCCGAAACAGTAG
- a CDS encoding MBL fold metallo-hydrolase has protein sequence MPSGLVELDELRLLVVVDNETDTLSSIADDVPQLSELAHLVSRLPASRHYEGHPCKVVFDRLCCAGHGLSVLVTARRADREHTLLFDVGPYGDLWKSNAARLGIDPAKIEAVFLSHWHADHSGALPEVVAAVAEARKRAGLPAPLVDLHPDRPDQRGVLLPSGTMIMLPEEPTFAAIEAAGGRIATHADAHLLCDGFLFGSGLIERVTDYETGLVGHHTFRGDKGEADPLILDERFVAARVRGRGVSLLSACSHAGVVNACRGAQTAFADTPIDVVLGGFHLSGKAMESRIPATVGDLVERIRPRVVAPGHCTGWRAKTALAQAFAPGRYAPSVVGSLYLLKPPGSG, from the coding sequence ATGCCGTCCGGTCTCGTGGAGCTGGACGAGCTGCGATTGCTCGTCGTCGTGGACAACGAGACGGACACGCTGTCCAGCATCGCGGACGACGTGCCGCAGCTCAGCGAGCTGGCGCACCTCGTCTCGCGCCTGCCGGCCAGCCGGCACTACGAGGGACACCCCTGCAAGGTCGTCTTCGACCGCCTCTGCTGCGCCGGTCACGGCCTGTCGGTGCTGGTCACCGCCCGCCGCGCCGACCGGGAGCACACGTTGCTCTTTGACGTGGGGCCCTACGGCGACCTCTGGAAGAGCAACGCCGCCCGGCTCGGCATCGACCCGGCGAAGATCGAGGCCGTGTTCCTGTCGCACTGGCACGCCGACCACAGCGGCGCCTTGCCCGAGGTCGTCGCGGCCGTCGCCGAGGCGCGCAAACGTGCGGGCCTGCCGGCGCCCCTCGTGGATCTGCACCCCGACCGGCCGGACCAGCGTGGCGTGCTGCTTCCCAGCGGCACCATGATCATGCTCCCGGAGGAGCCCACCTTCGCCGCCATCGAAGCGGCGGGCGGGCGAATCGCGACGCACGCGGACGCCCACCTGCTGTGCGACGGCTTCCTGTTCGGAAGCGGGCTCATCGAGCGGGTCACGGATTACGAGACCGGGCTCGTCGGCCACCATACGTTCCGGGGCGACAAGGGAGAGGCCGACCCGCTGATCCTCGACGAGCGCTTCGTGGCGGCCCGCGTCCGTGGCCGCGGCGTCAGCCTGCTCTCGGCCTGCTCCCACGCCGGCGTGGTGAACGCCTGCCGCGGTGCCCAGACGGCCTTCGCCGACACCCCGATCGACGTGGTACTGGGCGGCTTCCACCTGAGCGGCAAGGCCATGGAGAGCCGCATCCCGGCCACGGTCGGCGATCTCGTCGAGCGAATCCGACCGCGGGTGGTCGCGCCCGGCCATTGCACCGGGTGGCGAGCCAAGACGGCCCTGGCCCAGGCCTTCGCCCCCGGCCGGTACGCGCCCAGCGTGGTCGGATCTCTGTACCTC